One genomic window of Hemitrygon akajei chromosome 1, sHemAka1.3, whole genome shotgun sequence includes the following:
- the LOC140734162 gene encoding nuclear factor 7, ovary-like isoform X2 gives MASKRQAESWTEETICPICLDFFTDPVILECGHNFCRSCITRYWEREERNSCPDCREVFADRTLRVNRALANLAGKARNLKPNPKGKKSKLHCEEHEEELKLFCETEKTLICVICAVAQEHREHRFMPIKEAVKIYKDKLKSSLDSLGKKKSDFRKKERQQTEKISGVRKQSHSVQTHITSQFAELRQIITEKEQSLLRDLRKKEEKILTRMQKNLREIQKNIRTIQEEISKLKEQMDQKDSVIFLKEEACRDRRINDNIQKMSVTDKTLRVEKFYHPYLLNTVLKETLDGINRDEQTNSQAELNPIV, from the exons ATGGCTTCGAAAAGACaggccgagagttggaccgaggagacaatttgtcccatctgcctggatttcttcaccgatccggtcaTACTGGAGTGCgggcacaacttctgtcgctcctgtatcacacggtattgggaaagggaggagagaaactcctgcccggactgtagagaggtgtttgctgaccgcaccctcagggtcaatcgggccttagcaaatctggctggaaaagctcgaaatctaaagccgaatccgaaagggaagaaaagtaaacttcactgcgaggaacatgaggaagaactgaagctgttctgTGAAACGGagaagacactgatctgtgtgatctgtgcagtcgcgcaggaacacagagaacaccggttcatgccgattaaagaagctgttaaaatctacaag gataaGCTAAAATCTTCCTTGGACTCTctcggaaaaaaaaaatcagacttcCGGAAAAAGGAACGGCAGCAGacagagaagatttccggagttcgg AAACAATCACACAgcgttcagacccacatcacatcccagtttgctgaactgcgtcagattatcactgagaaagaacagagcttactcagggatctcagaaaaaaagaggaaaagatTCTAACTCGAATGCAGAAAAATCTTCGTGAGATTCAAAAGAATATCAGGactattcaggaggaaatctcaaagttaaaggaacagatggatcaaaaagacagtgtgatatttctcaag GAGGAAGCTTGTCGggacaggag gattaatgacaatATCCAGAAAATGTCAGTGACAGATAAGACCCTAAGGGTTGAAAAATTctatcacccctatttgttgaacacagtgctgaaggAAACACTGGATGGCATTAATCGAG ATGAACAAACAAACTCCCAGGCAGAACTGAATCCAATCGTGTAA
- the LOC140734162 gene encoding zinc-binding protein A33-like isoform X1, giving the protein MASKRQAESWTEETICPICLDFFTDPVILECGHNFCRSCITRYWEREERNSCPDCREVFADRTLRVNRALANLAGKARNLKPNPKGKKSKLHCEEHEEELKLFCETEKTLICVICAVAQEHREHRFMPIKEAVKIYKDKLKSSLDSLGKKKSDFRKKERQQTEKISGVRKQSHSVQTHITSQFAELRQIITEKEQSLLRDLRKKEEKILTRMQKNLREIQKNIRTIQEEISKLKEQMDQKDSVIFLKEEACRDRRINDNIQKMSVTDKTLRVEKFYHPYLLNTVLKETLDGINRVSVTLDVETASPWLEVSEDRRSVRRTRTQRELPDTGKRFTYWECVLGSEGFTSGRHYWEVEVTGIRLWGLGVAAESVQRKGLFSLSPENGFWIIERDYDVLIVPTSPESRLPVGPIPGRVGVYLSYESRTVSFYNAETKSHFHTFNGNKFTGKLHPFFATWDENEWLRICSGSAPGL; this is encoded by the exons ATGGCTTCGAAAAGACaggccgagagttggaccgaggagacaatttgtcccatctgcctggatttcttcaccgatccggtcaTACTGGAGTGCgggcacaacttctgtcgctcctgtatcacacggtattgggaaagggaggagagaaactcctgcccggactgtagagaggtgtttgctgaccgcaccctcagggtcaatcgggccttagcaaatctggctggaaaagctcgaaatctaaagccgaatccgaaagggaagaaaagtaaacttcactgcgaggaacatgaggaagaactgaagctgttctgTGAAACGGagaagacactgatctgtgtgatctgtgcagtcgcgcaggaacacagagaacaccggttcatgccgattaaagaagctgttaaaatctacaag gataaGCTAAAATCTTCCTTGGACTCTctcggaaaaaaaaaatcagacttcCGGAAAAAGGAACGGCAGCAGacagagaagatttccggagttcgg AAACAATCACACAgcgttcagacccacatcacatcccagtttgctgaactgcgtcagattatcactgagaaagaacagagcttactcagggatctcagaaaaaaagaggaaaagatTCTAACTCGAATGCAGAAAAATCTTCGTGAGATTCAAAAGAATATCAGGactattcaggaggaaatctcaaagttaaaggaacagatggatcaaaaagacagtgtgatatttctcaag GAGGAAGCTTGTCGggacaggag gattaatgacaatATCCAGAAAATGTCAGTGACAGATAAGACCCTAAGGGTTGAAAAATTctatcacccctatttgttgaacacagtgctgaaggAAACACTGGATGGCATTAATCGAG tctctgtcaccctggatgtggaaacggcgagtccgtggctcgaggtgtctgaggatcggaggAGTGTGAGACGGACTCGGACCCAGAGGGAACTCCCTGACACAGGGAAAAGATTCACATactgggaatgtgtgctgggatcagagggattcacatcggggagacattactgggaggtggaggtaaCGGGGATTCGGCTCTGGgggctgggagtcgccgcagagtctgtgcagAGGAAGGGATTgttcagtctgagtccggagaaCGGATTCTGGATCATTGAGCGGGATTATGACGTGTTAATTGTTCCCACCTCCCCTGAGTCCCGTCTTCCTgtcggtcccatccccgggagggtgggagtttatctcagttacgagtccagaacagtttcattttacaacgcggagaccaagtcccatttCCACACCTTcaatgggaataaattcacggggaaacttcatCCTTTCTTCGCGACTTGGGATGAAAacgagtggctgagaatctgttccggttccgctccgggtctgtaa